In Bacillus sp. NP247, one DNA window encodes the following:
- a CDS encoding ankyrin repeat domain-containing protein has product MEQIISVTQAVISGEKEKIVEIINEDRSIVNSYSEDGWTPLHLAAYFGQKEIASFLLEHGANIHIRAKNENENTPLQAAIANKQSELVAFLIEKGSDVNAVQSGGWTGLHEAALLGNEEIIILLLENRANKTIKKNDGKTAYDIALEKGHEHLLHHLQGEVSL; this is encoded by the coding sequence ACAAATCATATCAGTAACACAAGCGGTTATAAGCGGAGAAAAAGAAAAAATAGTAGAGATAATAAACGAGGATCGAAGTATTGTAAATTCATATAGCGAAGATGGATGGACACCGCTTCATTTAGCAGCTTATTTTGGGCAGAAAGAAATAGCAAGTTTCCTTTTAGAACATGGAGCAAATATACATATTAGAGCGAAAAACGAAAATGAAAATACACCACTTCAAGCGGCAATTGCGAACAAACAAAGCGAGCTTGTAGCATTCTTAATTGAAAAGGGATCAGATGTGAATGCAGTTCAAAGTGGTGGTTGGACAGGACTTCATGAAGCTGCTTTATTAGGAAATGAAGAAATAATTATATTATTACTTGAAAACCGGGCTAATAAAACGATTAAGAAAAATGATGGGAAAACAGCGTACGATATTGCATTAGAGAAAGGGCATGAGCACC